In the Telopea speciosissima isolate NSW1024214 ecotype Mountain lineage chromosome 2, Tspe_v1, whole genome shotgun sequence genome, one interval contains:
- the LOC122652785 gene encoding caffeoyl-CoA O-methyltransferase-like isoform X3 — MENTDVHRKCTILQSEALQEYILETSAYPREHEQLKEIREVTIQKYGFRSTMLVPADEGQFLSMLLKIINPKKTLELGVFTGYSLLATALALPDDGKGGGEHGMELFDFAFVDADKPNYIHYHERLMKLVKIGGVIAYDNTLWHGSVAVDEEEAPEIFRDGRRAIMDLNTYLASDLRIEMSQISIGDGITLCRRIR; from the exons ATGGAAAACACAGACGTTCATCGTAAGTGCACCATCCTTCAAAGTGAAGCCCTTCAAgag TACATCTTAGAGACTAGTGCTTACCCAAGAGAGCATGAGCAGCTCAAGGAGATCAGAGAGGTCACCATTCAGAAATATGGCTTTCG GAGTACCATGCTAGTTCCCGCTGACGAAGGGCAGTTCTTATCCATGCTTTTGAAGATTATAAATCCCAAGAAGACATTAGAGCTCGGAGTTTTCACCGGTTATTCTCTCCTGGCCACTGCTCTTGCATTGCCAGATGATGGTAAG GGTGGTGGTGAGCATGGAATGGAGTTGTTCGACTTTGCATTTGTGGATGCTGATAAGCCTAATTACATTCATTATCATGAGAGATTAATGAAGCTGGTAAAGATTGGAGGAGTTATTGCCTACGATAACACACTATGGCATGGATCAGTCGCTGTTGATGAGGAAGAGGCCCCTGAGATTTTTAGGGATGGCAGAAGGGCAATCATGGATTTAAATACCTACTTGGCTTCTGATCTTCGTATAGAAATGTCACAAATTTCTATCGGTGATGGCATTACCTTGTGTAGACGCATTCGTTAG
- the LOC122652788 gene encoding caffeoyl-CoA O-methyltransferase-like, which produces MLLKIINAKKTLELGVFTGYSLLTTALALQNDGKITAIDTDRDAYETGLPLIRNAGVEHKINFINSNALSVLDEMLTKHDGMELFDFAFVDAHKPNYIHYHERLMKLVKIGGIIAYDNTLWHGSVAVDEEEVPEIFGDGRRAIMDFNTYLASDLRIEISQISIGDGVTLCRRIR; this is translated from the exons ATGCTTTTGAAGATCATAAATGCCAAGAAGACATTGGAGCTTGGAGTTTTCACCGGTTATTCTCTCCTCACCACTGCTCTCGCATTGCAAAATGATGGTAAG ATAACAGCAATTGATACAGATAGAGATGCTTATGAGACCGGTTTGCCACTCATACGAAACGCTGGTGTGGAGCACAAAATCAACTTTATCAATTCGAATGCTCTATCTGTTTTAGATGAGATGCTGACCAAA CATGATGGAATGGAGTTGTTTGACTTTGCATTTGTGGATGCTCATAAGCCTAATTACATTCATTATCATGAGCGATTAATGAAGCTTGTAAAGATTGGAGGAATTATTGCATACGATAACACACTATGGCATGGATCAGTCGCTGTTGATGAAGAAGAGGTCCCTGAGATTTTTGGGGATGGAAGAAGAGCTATCATGGATTTCAATACCTACTTGGCCTCTGATCTTCGTATAGAAATTTCACAAATTTCTATTGGTGATGGCGTTACCTTGTGTAGACGCATTCGTTAA
- the LOC122652785 gene encoding caffeoyl-CoA O-methyltransferase-like isoform X2 translates to MENTDVHRKCTILQSEALQEYILETSAYPREHEQLKEIREVTIQKYGFRSTMLVPADEGQFLSMLLKIINPKKTLELGVFTGYSLLATALALPDDGKITAIDTDREAYETGLPLIRKAGVEHKINFINSNATSVLDEMLTNGEHGMELFDFAFVDADKPNYIHYHERLMKLVKIGGVIAYDNTLWHGSVAVDEEEAPEIFRDGRRAIMDLNTYLASDLRIEMSQISIGDGITLCRRIR, encoded by the exons ATGGAAAACACAGACGTTCATCGTAAGTGCACCATCCTTCAAAGTGAAGCCCTTCAAgag TACATCTTAGAGACTAGTGCTTACCCAAGAGAGCATGAGCAGCTCAAGGAGATCAGAGAGGTCACCATTCAGAAATATGGCTTTCG GAGTACCATGCTAGTTCCCGCTGACGAAGGGCAGTTCTTATCCATGCTTTTGAAGATTATAAATCCCAAGAAGACATTAGAGCTCGGAGTTTTCACCGGTTATTCTCTCCTGGCCACTGCTCTTGCATTGCCAGATGATGGTAAG ATAACAGCAATTGATACAGATAGAGAAGCCTATGAGACCGGTTTGCCACTCATAAGAAAGGCTGGTGTGGAGCACAAAATCAACTTTATCAATTCGAATGCTACATCAGTTTTAGATGAAATGCTGACCAA TGGTGAGCATGGAATGGAGTTGTTCGACTTTGCATTTGTGGATGCTGATAAGCCTAATTACATTCATTATCATGAGAGATTAATGAAGCTGGTAAAGATTGGAGGAGTTATTGCCTACGATAACACACTATGGCATGGATCAGTCGCTGTTGATGAGGAAGAGGCCCCTGAGATTTTTAGGGATGGCAGAAGGGCAATCATGGATTTAAATACCTACTTGGCTTCTGATCTTCGTATAGAAATGTCACAAATTTCTATCGGTGATGGCATTACCTTGTGTAGACGCATTCGTTAG
- the LOC122652785 gene encoding caffeoyl-CoA O-methyltransferase-like isoform X4 produces MLVPADEGQFLSMLLKIINPKKTLELGVFTGYSLLATALALPDDGKITAIDTDREAYETGLPLIRKAGVEHKINFINSNATSVLDEMLTKGGGEHGMELFDFAFVDADKPNYIHYHERLMKLVKIGGVIAYDNTLWHGSVAVDEEEAPEIFRDGRRAIMDLNTYLASDLRIEMSQISIGDGITLCRRIR; encoded by the exons ATGCTAGTTCCCGCTGACGAAGGGCAGTTCTTATCCATGCTTTTGAAGATTATAAATCCCAAGAAGACATTAGAGCTCGGAGTTTTCACCGGTTATTCTCTCCTGGCCACTGCTCTTGCATTGCCAGATGATGGTAAG ATAACAGCAATTGATACAGATAGAGAAGCCTATGAGACCGGTTTGCCACTCATAAGAAAGGCTGGTGTGGAGCACAAAATCAACTTTATCAATTCGAATGCTACATCAGTTTTAGATGAAATGCTGACCAAA GGTGGTGGTGAGCATGGAATGGAGTTGTTCGACTTTGCATTTGTGGATGCTGATAAGCCTAATTACATTCATTATCATGAGAGATTAATGAAGCTGGTAAAGATTGGAGGAGTTATTGCCTACGATAACACACTATGGCATGGATCAGTCGCTGTTGATGAGGAAGAGGCCCCTGAGATTTTTAGGGATGGCAGAAGGGCAATCATGGATTTAAATACCTACTTGGCTTCTGATCTTCGTATAGAAATGTCACAAATTTCTATCGGTGATGGCATTACCTTGTGTAGACGCATTCGTTAG
- the LOC122652785 gene encoding caffeoyl-CoA O-methyltransferase-like isoform X1 yields the protein MENTDVHRKCTILQSEALQEYILETSAYPREHEQLKEIREVTIQKYGFRSTMLVPADEGQFLSMLLKIINPKKTLELGVFTGYSLLATALALPDDGKITAIDTDREAYETGLPLIRKAGVEHKINFINSNATSVLDEMLTKGGGEHGMELFDFAFVDADKPNYIHYHERLMKLVKIGGVIAYDNTLWHGSVAVDEEEAPEIFRDGRRAIMDLNTYLASDLRIEMSQISIGDGITLCRRIR from the exons ATGGAAAACACAGACGTTCATCGTAAGTGCACCATCCTTCAAAGTGAAGCCCTTCAAgag TACATCTTAGAGACTAGTGCTTACCCAAGAGAGCATGAGCAGCTCAAGGAGATCAGAGAGGTCACCATTCAGAAATATGGCTTTCG GAGTACCATGCTAGTTCCCGCTGACGAAGGGCAGTTCTTATCCATGCTTTTGAAGATTATAAATCCCAAGAAGACATTAGAGCTCGGAGTTTTCACCGGTTATTCTCTCCTGGCCACTGCTCTTGCATTGCCAGATGATGGTAAG ATAACAGCAATTGATACAGATAGAGAAGCCTATGAGACCGGTTTGCCACTCATAAGAAAGGCTGGTGTGGAGCACAAAATCAACTTTATCAATTCGAATGCTACATCAGTTTTAGATGAAATGCTGACCAAA GGTGGTGGTGAGCATGGAATGGAGTTGTTCGACTTTGCATTTGTGGATGCTGATAAGCCTAATTACATTCATTATCATGAGAGATTAATGAAGCTGGTAAAGATTGGAGGAGTTATTGCCTACGATAACACACTATGGCATGGATCAGTCGCTGTTGATGAGGAAGAGGCCCCTGAGATTTTTAGGGATGGCAGAAGGGCAATCATGGATTTAAATACCTACTTGGCTTCTGATCTTCGTATAGAAATGTCACAAATTTCTATCGGTGATGGCATTACCTTGTGTAGACGCATTCGTTAG